Proteins from one Bradyrhizobium roseum genomic window:
- a CDS encoding alpha/beta fold hydrolase — MPSIPKTLRAIACVTWMALSISLISSSASFAQAPQSKFAEVNGVKLHYLVAGKGDPVVLLHGFAQTSHMWRPLIAKLSAKHTVIAPDLRGFGQSSTPDGGYTKKAMAQDIHALVKSLKYDRIRLVGHDIGLMVAYAYAAQYPDEVDRIVLMEAFLPGVGEWNNVFLLRDLWHFHFFGKTPLALVTGRERTYLEHFWNDFAADAQKSVPEADRKFYAKEYARPGHMKAGMEVFRAFPQDASEFAELAKTKLPMPMLVLSGEKAGGTFLIEQGKMVATNVEGVLVPGRGHWLMEEAPDQVIPKLVEFLDR, encoded by the coding sequence ATGCCATCCATACCGAAGACGCTACGGGCCATTGCTTGTGTCACCTGGATGGCATTGTCGATCTCGTTGATCTCCTCAAGCGCTTCTTTCGCGCAGGCGCCGCAAAGCAAATTCGCCGAAGTCAACGGCGTCAAGCTGCATTATCTCGTGGCGGGTAAAGGCGATCCCGTCGTGCTGCTGCACGGCTTTGCCCAGACCAGCCACATGTGGCGGCCGCTGATCGCAAAGCTTTCCGCCAAACACACCGTGATCGCCCCCGATCTGCGCGGCTTCGGCCAATCGTCCACGCCCGACGGCGGCTACACCAAGAAAGCGATGGCGCAGGACATCCACGCTTTGGTGAAAAGCCTGAAATACGACCGCATCCGGCTGGTCGGCCACGACATCGGACTGATGGTCGCCTACGCCTATGCGGCACAATATCCTGATGAAGTCGACCGCATCGTGCTGATGGAGGCGTTTTTGCCCGGCGTCGGCGAATGGAATAACGTCTTCCTGCTGCGCGATCTCTGGCACTTCCACTTCTTCGGCAAGACGCCGCTGGCGCTGGTCACCGGCCGCGAGCGCACCTATCTCGAACATTTCTGGAACGATTTCGCCGCCGACGCCCAAAAATCTGTGCCCGAGGCTGACCGAAAATTCTACGCCAAGGAGTATGCGCGGCCGGGCCACATGAAGGCGGGCATGGAAGTCTTCCGCGCCTTCCCGCAGGACGCCAGCGAGTTTGCCGAACTTGCGAAGACCAAATTGCCGATGCCGATGCTGGTGTTGTCCGGCGAGAAGGCCGGCGGTACGTTCCTGATCGAGCAAGGCAAGATGGTCGCAACCAATGTCGAGGGCGTGCTGGTTCCAGGCCGCGGACACTGGCTGATGGAAGAGGCGCCCGATCAGGTGATCCCGAAGCTGGTCGAATTTCTCGATCGCTAA
- a CDS encoding alpha/beta fold hydrolase — MPTITTKDGVEIFYKDWGKGQPIVFSHGWPLSADDWDTQMLFFVNNGFRVIAHDRRGHGRSSQVADGHDMDHYADDLAALTAHLDLKNAVHVGHSTGGGEVVHYIARHGESRVAKAAILSAVPPLMVKTDANPGGLPKEVFDGLQAQVAASRTQFYRDLAAGPFYGYNRPGAKPSEAVIENWWRQGMMGGAKAHYDGIVAFSQTDFTEDLKKITVPVLVMHGDDDQIVPYADSAPLSAKLLKNGTLKTYPGFPHGMPTTHAETINADLLAFIKG; from the coding sequence ATGCCCACTATCACTACCAAAGACGGCGTCGAGATTTTCTACAAGGATTGGGGCAAGGGCCAGCCGATCGTGTTCAGCCATGGCTGGCCGCTGTCGGCCGACGACTGGGACACGCAGATGCTGTTTTTCGTCAACAACGGCTTTCGCGTCATCGCCCATGACCGCCGCGGCCACGGTCGCTCCAGCCAGGTCGCCGACGGCCACGACATGGATCACTACGCCGATGATCTCGCGGCGCTGACCGCGCATCTCGACCTGAAGAATGCCGTTCACGTCGGCCACTCCACCGGCGGCGGCGAGGTGGTGCACTACATCGCGCGCCACGGCGAAAGCCGGGTGGCGAAGGCCGCGATCCTCAGCGCCGTGCCGCCGCTGATGGTGAAGACGGATGCCAATCCCGGCGGCCTGCCCAAGGAGGTCTTCGATGGGCTGCAGGCGCAGGTAGCGGCCAGTCGCACGCAATTCTATCGCGACCTCGCGGCCGGGCCGTTCTATGGCTACAACCGGCCGGGCGCCAAACCGTCGGAAGCGGTGATCGAGAACTGGTGGCGCCAGGGCATGATGGGCGGCGCCAAAGCGCATTACGACGGCATCGTCGCGTTCTCGCAGACCGACTTCACCGAGGACCTCAAGAAGATCACCGTGCCGGTTCTCGTCATGCATGGCGACGACGACCAGATCGTGCCCTATGCCGACTCCGCGCCGCTGTCGGCAAAACTGCTGAAGAACGGCACGCTGAAGACCTACCCGGGCTTTCCGCATGGCATGCCGACCACGCATGCCGAGACCATCAACGCCGACCTGCTGGCGTTCATCAAGGGATGA
- a CDS encoding Rossmann-fold NAD(P)-binding domain-containing protein → MKAILFGATGMVGQGVLRECLLDPGVAEVLSVGRSPSGVQHAKLKEVLHDDFTDFSKIESQLAGYDACFFCLGVSSIGMDPERYRHLTYDVTMAAANTLVRLNPGMVFTYVTGKGTDQTEKSPLGWARVKGKTEADLLKLPFKAAYMFRPSGIQPLHGVRSKTGWVNAVYALTAPLLSWMVRAVPSQMTTSEQLGRAMIKVAREGYPKPTLESEDINRV, encoded by the coding sequence ATGAAGGCCATCCTGTTCGGCGCCACCGGCATGGTCGGGCAGGGCGTTCTGCGCGAATGCCTGCTCGATCCCGGTGTCGCCGAAGTCTTGTCGGTCGGGCGCAGCCCGAGCGGGGTGCAGCACGCCAAGCTCAAGGAAGTGCTGCACGACGATTTTACGGATTTCTCGAAGATCGAATCGCAGCTGGCGGGATATGACGCCTGCTTCTTCTGTCTCGGTGTCTCTTCGATCGGCATGGACCCGGAGCGCTACCGGCACCTGACCTACGATGTCACCATGGCGGCGGCGAACACGCTGGTGCGGCTCAACCCCGGCATGGTGTTCACCTATGTCACCGGCAAGGGCACCGATCAAACCGAAAAGAGCCCGCTCGGATGGGCGCGGGTCAAGGGCAAGACCGAGGCCGACCTGCTCAAACTGCCGTTCAAGGCGGCCTACATGTTCCGGCCCTCCGGCATCCAGCCGCTGCACGGCGTGCGGTCGAAGACCGGCTGGGTCAACGCGGTCTACGCGCTGACCGCGCCGCTGCTGTCCTGGATGGTGCGCGCCGTGCCGAGCCAGATGACGACCAGCGAGCAACTCGGCCGCGCCATGATCAAGGTGGCGCGCGAGGGGTATCCGAAGCCGACACTCGAGAGCGAAGATATCAATCGCGTCTAA
- the murA gene encoding UDP-N-acetylglucosamine 1-carboxyvinyltransferase, whose protein sequence is MDRIRIVGGRPLNGTIAISGAKNAALPLMIAALLTEETLILDNVPRLADVAQLQRILGNHGVDIAAMGKRSGDRAYQGQTLHISAADIIDTTAPYELVSRMRASFWVIAPLLARMHQAKVSLPGGCAIGTRPVDLLIMALEKLGAELTIDGGYVVAKAPGGLRGAQIDFPKVTVSGTHVALMAATLAKGTTIITNAACEPEIYDVAHCLKKMGARIAGAGTPRIVVEGVEKLHGAQHTVLPDRIETGTYAMAVAMTGGDVLLSGARPELLQSALDVLSEAGAVITVNRDGIRVARNGAGIRPVTVSTAPYPGFPTDLQAQLMALMACAGGSSQITETIFENRFMHVQELARFGARISLDGETATIDGTARLRGAPVMATDLRASVSLVIAGLAAEGETMVNRIYHLDRGFERLEDKLSGVGASIQRISD, encoded by the coding sequence ATGGACCGCATTCGTATCGTCGGCGGCCGTCCGCTCAACGGCACCATTGCCATCTCGGGCGCGAAGAACGCCGCCCTGCCGCTGATGATCGCGGCCCTGCTGACCGAGGAAACGCTGATCCTCGACAACGTGCCGCGGCTTGCCGACGTCGCGCAACTGCAGCGCATCCTCGGCAACCACGGCGTCGACATCGCCGCGATGGGCAAGCGCTCCGGCGACCGTGCCTATCAGGGCCAGACCCTGCACATCTCGGCGGCCGACATCATCGACACCACGGCGCCCTACGAACTGGTCTCGCGGATGCGCGCCTCGTTCTGGGTGATCGCGCCGCTGCTGGCGCGGATGCATCAAGCCAAAGTCTCGCTGCCGGGCGGCTGCGCCATCGGCACGCGGCCGGTCGATCTCTTGATCATGGCGCTGGAAAAGCTCGGCGCTGAACTCACCATCGACGGCGGCTATGTGGTGGCGAAGGCGCCCGGCGGCCTGCGTGGCGCTCAGATCGATTTTCCGAAGGTAACGGTGAGCGGCACCCACGTCGCACTGATGGCGGCAACGCTGGCGAAGGGCACGACAATCATCACCAACGCCGCCTGCGAGCCCGAGATTTACGACGTCGCCCATTGCCTGAAAAAGATGGGCGCGCGCATCGCCGGCGCCGGCACGCCGCGCATCGTGGTCGAGGGCGTCGAAAAACTGCACGGCGCGCAGCATACCGTGCTGCCGGATCGAATCGAGACCGGCACCTATGCGATGGCGGTCGCGATGACCGGCGGCGACGTCCTGTTGTCCGGCGCGCGCCCTGAATTGCTGCAGTCGGCGCTCGACGTGCTGAGCGAGGCCGGCGCCGTCATCACCGTCAACCGTGACGGTATAAGGGTGGCCCGGAACGGCGCCGGGATCCGGCCGGTGACGGTATCGACCGCGCCCTACCCGGGCTTTCCGACCGACCTGCAGGCGCAACTGATGGCCCTGATGGCCTGCGCCGGCGGTTCCTCGCAGATCACCGAGACGATTTTCGAGAACCGCTTCATGCATGTGCAGGAACTGGCGCGGTTCGGCGCGCGGATATCGCTGGACGGCGAGACCGCGACCATCGACGGCACCGCACGATTGCGCGGCGCGCCTGTCATGGCGACGGACCTGCGGGCCTCGGTGTCGCTTGTGATTGCGGGGCTTGCCGCCGAGGGCGAAACCATGGTCAACCGTATCTATCATCTGGACCGCGGCTTCGAACGGCTCGAGGACAAGCTCTCCGGCGTCGGCGCGTCGATCCAGCGCATCAGTGATTAG
- a CDS encoding DUF2948 family protein: protein MSEDPLKLIALDADDLAVISAHVQDARVQASDIVWRQDEKRLVVGIDRLDWEQTLSGGTEPRRSIAALRFDRVLACKSRNIDLDQPEAVLELIGIEFHPGEAPGGSALLLFTHDKALRLDVECLECELTDLGTDDLGASDLAIAPEG from the coding sequence ATGTCGGAGGACCCGCTCAAACTCATTGCGCTCGATGCCGACGATCTCGCCGTCATTTCGGCCCATGTGCAGGATGCCCGCGTCCAGGCCTCCGACATCGTCTGGCGGCAGGACGAAAAGCGGCTGGTGGTCGGCATCGACCGGCTGGACTGGGAGCAGACGCTGTCCGGCGGAACCGAGCCGCGCCGCTCGATTGCCGCGCTCCGGTTCGACCGCGTGCTGGCCTGCAAGTCGCGCAACATCGATCTGGACCAGCCCGAGGCGGTGCTGGAACTGATCGGGATCGAATTCCATCCGGGCGAAGCCCCCGGCGGCAGCGCGCTCTTGCTGTTCACCCACGACAAGGCGCTGCGGCTGGACGTCGAATGCCTGGAATGCGAGCTGACCGACCTCGGCACCGACGACCTCGGCGCCAGCGACCTGGCCATCGCCCCGGAGGGGTGA